In Pangasianodon hypophthalmus isolate fPanHyp1 chromosome 3, fPanHyp1.pri, whole genome shotgun sequence, a single genomic region encodes these proteins:
- the si:dkey-157l19.2 gene encoding uncharacterized protein KIAA1522 homolog isoform X1 encodes MSSGRESVGDLIPQDVLEVFAHERQSRRGKRSRRRNTIGRAFSWLKGRRRKTLRPNKDININLLTPGLPVPIPLPSTNTAPNEAGETSCPLQHFQENVFIEGNRPKYVQDLHMEAQEGLKLLQQDENRNGVDYQDDQSVISTVTARTDDDMSFSELRMSESESTAADTISTRSITSYQSSRSGLTRQDSTFRPLKEDKKHKKSKSKGKKAGMVKGIPRHVQKELGLDRAAWIASQFTDAQLSNGGVSISTVIPTLDSISIASVPDGAIMHLQNSLQAIMEDKTQIPPQEGQQDDLSLLQHLFPQSFDPQRPNSLAVPWMTTSGTSSSNPVMYVSPEATYMSKIIPNAILPPSVDVVELSRNRSRSSVRMVSKSSLASASPAPSRASSRASSRLSSRAPSLMSSRVSSRASTYRTASLSECSGWSRSGSSETLVSDSSTISSSSTPRVASRTSQAEDDSRPPMVRYNSGAQNTSVKPVQLNGNSQQEEAWKKSGSTGPFNRSLSVMKKSKKPPPPPSRSYSLHSRTYARTITEHKSLENGSQKVESPYSAYTSQNGSTAVPSKGNLTSQRAVLAELQLKKGLQMQKGNIPYSQTNGRSHQNNLKHFLPSIKSLTANGRVASPAVTTLMALLDVPDPPNVLAPPPPPPETWAHNQRTFELLCGPGPVNLECWAQKRGLKFEVPIQMAQGKIPVTSQATNVMKDSIVAPKMQTQEAVASDTQYRTTPTQTSVDVQPRYGNTLPLPGLTHVRPSPSPSPPPEHIPPLPPTDQVKPLKEDSSAQFQGSDEIICPPPHPLFPPPPPPTKVPPPHPPGGQDETDYPSLPMPSSLRFLFKVPPVLQDAQPSTLEEAASSPAQKIPPSPQMIPPVPPMIPRPPPAMPPPPPTSRTPPPPAIPPPPPLIPPSPKAAPARPKQTPPDVSSKQAQVTSTPFNVPTPPPLPTDLKKEVKAITAEKQEKQPPPPTTHAVATTEESPTPMVTPSLLQKVRLRSIKSNLSQAETPGGLQKAKHQTNQEAPQKPKRRSLILNTSDPASQSATDQKTDSLPATNVQENQGTIPPSDTETKAEQVSSDVKLEPNSQVSVTDQKTQQASTEPIKEAVSAESVPQISNKVEPEPKITVQEIQNEPSTTLTPAEPKDQLFASDVKEIQNESSTALVKAEQEVKIPRPQTLIPTSPKINPAQKVPPVSIPSSSMSLQDAIRLKTAAMSSTDNRAKRQSLLHSPPLSPGAISPTSTANFIFSKSTKKVVIEKSPSSPESKSDLRKTLVYELKSVSQTSKPAADPQNIKAKVPPPVAKKPSAKSENITHNSSKINVDTEHVQTAGQ; translated from the exons ATGTCGAGTGGGCGTGAGTCAGTGGGCGATTTGATTCCCCAGGATGTGCTGGAGGTTTTTGCCCATGAGCGACAGAGTAGGCGGGGCAAAAGATCCCGGAGGAGGAACACCATTGGCCGAGCGTTCAGCTGGTTAAAGGGCCGGCGCAGAAAAACTCTCCGTCCAAACAAAGACATAAACATCAACCTGCTCACACCTGGATTACCTGTGCCAATCCCACTGCCTTCAACCAACACAG ccCCTAATGAGGCAGGTGAGACATCATGTCCTCTACAGCACTTCCAAGAGAATGTGTTTATTGAGGGAAATCGGCCAAAATATGTACAGGATCTGCACATGGAGGCTCAGGAGGGCCTGAAACTCCTGCAGCAAGATG AAAACAGAAACGGTGTGGACTATCAGGACGACCAGAGCGTCATT TCAACAGTGACGGCTCGTACGGACGACGATATGAGCTTCAGTGAACTGAGAATGTCCGAGTCTGAGAGTACTGCTGCTGATACGATCTCCACACGTTCCATCACTTCCTATCAGTCGTCACGTTCCGGACTCACACGCCAAG ACTCCACCTTCAGGCCACTGAAAGAGGACAAGAAACACAAGAAGAGCAAATCGAAGGGGAAAAAGGCGGGTATGGTCAAAGGAATACCAAGACATGTACAGAAAGAACTTG GGCTTGACCGAGCTGCGTGGATAGCGTCCCAGTTCACTGATGCTCAGCTATCCAATGGAGGTGTGAGCATTTCCACCGTCATTCCCACTCTGGATAGCATATCCATCGCCTCGGTCCCAGACGGAGCAATAATGCACCTGCAGAACAGTCTTCAGGCTATAATGGAGGATAAAACACAGATCCCTCCACAGGAGGGACAGCAGGATGACCTCTCTCTACTCCAGCACCTGTTCCCACAGTCGTTTGATCCACAGAGACCGAATTCACTAGCTGTTCCCTGGATGACCACGTCAGGAACCTCTTCATCCAATCCAGTGATGTATGTCTCCCCTGAGGCCACGTACATGTCCAAGATCATCCCAAATGCGATACTGCCTCCATCTGTGGACGTGGTTGAACTCAGCCGCAACAGAAGTCGCAGTAGCGTTCGCATGGTGAGCAAGAGCAGCCTGGCATCGGCCAGTCCAGCTCCATCAAGAGCCTCATCCCGGGCATCCTCACGACTCTCCTCACGAGCTCCATCACTGATGTCCTCACGGGTCTCTTCTCGGGCTTCCACCTATCGGACTGCCAGCCTCTCGGAGTGCTCTGGCTGGAGCCGCTCAGGATCATCCGAGACACTCGTCTCGGATTCTTCCACCATTTCTAGCAGCAGCACTCCTCGAGTAGCCAGCAGGACAAGTCAGGCAGAGGACGATTCTAGACCTCCCATGGTCAGATATAATTCTGGTGCCCAAAATACCTCTGTTAAGCCTGTGCAGTTGAATGGTAACAGCCAACAAGAGGAAGCCTGGAAGAAGTCAGGCTCCACAGGTCCTTTTAATCGCAGCCTATCAGTGATGAAAAAGAGCAAGAAACCACCACCTCCCCCAAGTCGTTCATACTCGCTGCATTCACGTACGTATGCAAGAACCATAACTGAGCATAAGTCTTTGGAAAATGGGTCTCAGAAAGTGGAATCGCCGTACAGTGCCTATACAAGTCAGAACGGCAGCACAGCTGTTCCATCTAAAGGGAACTTGACCAGCCAGAGAGCAGTGTTGGCAGAGCTACAATTAAAGAAAGGCCTTCAAATGCAAAAAGGCAACATACCCTATTCACAAACtaatggaaggagtcaccagaATAATCTCAAGCATTTCCTACCATCTATTAAAAGTCTAACCGCTAATGGTAGAGTTGCTTCACCAGCTGTGACGACTCTTATGGCGCTCCTTGATGTTCCAGATCCTCCCAATGTTCtagctccacctccacctcctcctgagACATGGGCACACAATCAGCGCACCTTCGAACTACTGTGTGGACCTGGACCTGTCAACTTGGAGTGCTGGGCCCAAAAGAGAGGTCTGAAGTTTGAAGTTCCAATCCAGATGGCACAAGGGAAAATACCAGTGACAAGTCAAGCAACAAATGTAATGAAGGACAGTATAGTAGCACCTAAAATGCAAACTCAAGAAGCCGTGGCCTCAGACACGCAATATAGAACTACTCCTACACAGACGTCCGTTGATGTTCAGCCTCGTTATGGCAACACTCTGCCTTTACCCGGGCTTACCCATGTCCGTCCTTCCCCATCTCCTTCACCACCTCCTGAACATATACCTCCCCTGCCCCCAACAGACCAAGTAAAACCTCTAAAAGAAGATTCATCCGCCCAGTTCCAAGGATCTGATGAGATCATATGTCCCCCTCCACACCCTTTGTTCCCACCACCTCCGCCCCCTACAAAGGTACCCCCTCCACATCCGCCAGGTGGGCAGGATGAAACAGACTATCCATCTCTACCCATGCCATCTTCTCTAAGGTTTTTATTCAAAGTGCCCCCAGTGCTACAGGATGCACAGCCTTCAACATTAGAGGAAGCTGCATCTTCTCCAGCACAGAAAATCCCACCTTCTCCTCAAATGATCCCACCTGTTCCACCAATGATCCCACGTCCTCCACCAGCAATGCCACCTCCACCTCCGACATCAAGAACTCCTCCTCCGCCAGCGATCCCACCCCCTCCACCACTGATCCCTCCTTCTCCTAAGGCAGCACCTGCTCGTCCAAAGCAAACCCCACCAGACGTATCCTCAAAGCAAGCCCAAGTCACATCCACACCATTTAATGTTCCTACACCACCTCCATTACCCACAGATCTCAAGAAAGAAGTCAAAGCTATCACAGCTGAAAAACAGGAGAAACAGCCGCCTCCGCCGACCACCCACGCCGTTGCAACTACAGAGGAAAGTCCTACCCCGATGGTCACACCGTCCTTATTACAGAAAGTCCGTCTCAGGTCAATCAAATCCAACCTGAGCCAAGCTGAAACTCCTGGTGGACTTCAAAAAGCAAAGCATCAGACCAATCAAGAGGCACCCCAAAAGCCTAAAAGAAGATCTCTGATTCTGAATACATCCGATCCTGCCTCGCAATCGGCTACAGATCAGAAAACTGACAGTCTACCTGCAACTAATGTACAGGAAAATCAGGGCACTATTCCGCCATCAGACACCGAAACCAAAGCTGAACAGGTTTCATCGGATGTAAAACTTGAACCCAACAGCCAAGTCAGCGTCACAGACCAAAAAACTCAACAAGCAAGCACTGAACCAATCAAAGAGGCCGTGTCTGCTGAATCAGTACCCCAAATATCCAACAAAGTAGAACCTGAACCAaagatcacagtgcaggaaatCCAAAATGAACCATCAACTACGCTAACCCCTGCTGAACCAAAAGATCAACTCTTTGCCAGTGACGTAAAAGAAATCCAAAACGAATCCAGTACAGCATTGGTAAAAGCAGAGCAAGAGGTTAAAATTCCAAGGCCCCAAACCTTAATACCCACATCTCCTAAAATCAATCCTGCTCAAAAAGTGCCTCCAGTTAGCATTCCTTCATCTTCCATGTCCCTCCAGGATGCCATTCGTCTGAAAACCGCTGCCATGTCGTCTACAGACAACCGAGCGAAGCGCCAGAGTCTGCTGCATTCCCCTCCGCTGTCCCCAGGGGCCATCTCGCCGACATCCACGGCAAACTTCATCTTCTCCAAAAGCACAAAGAAGGTGGTGATAGAAAAATCTCCTTCATCTCCAGAGTCCAAATCAGATCTGAGGAAGACGCTGGTGTACGAGTTGAAATCTGTTTCTCAAACATCCAAACCAGCCGCTGATCCCCAGAATATAAAAGCCAAAGTCCCTCCGCCAGTCGCTAAGAAGCCTAGTGCTAAGAGTGAAAATATTACCCATAATTCCTCAAAGATTAATGTGGACACTGAGCATGTGCAAACTGCTGGTCAGTGA
- the si:dkey-157l19.2 gene encoding uncharacterized protein KIAA1522 isoform X2: MEAQEGLKLLQQDENRNGVDYQDDQSVISTVTARTDDDMSFSELRMSESESTAADTISTRSITSYQSSRSGLTRQDSTFRPLKEDKKHKKSKSKGKKAGMVKGIPRHVQKELGLDRAAWIASQFTDAQLSNGGVSISTVIPTLDSISIASVPDGAIMHLQNSLQAIMEDKTQIPPQEGQQDDLSLLQHLFPQSFDPQRPNSLAVPWMTTSGTSSSNPVMYVSPEATYMSKIIPNAILPPSVDVVELSRNRSRSSVRMVSKSSLASASPAPSRASSRASSRLSSRAPSLMSSRVSSRASTYRTASLSECSGWSRSGSSETLVSDSSTISSSSTPRVASRTSQAEDDSRPPMVRYNSGAQNTSVKPVQLNGNSQQEEAWKKSGSTGPFNRSLSVMKKSKKPPPPPSRSYSLHSRTYARTITEHKSLENGSQKVESPYSAYTSQNGSTAVPSKGNLTSQRAVLAELQLKKGLQMQKGNIPYSQTNGRSHQNNLKHFLPSIKSLTANGRVASPAVTTLMALLDVPDPPNVLAPPPPPPETWAHNQRTFELLCGPGPVNLECWAQKRGLKFEVPIQMAQGKIPVTSQATNVMKDSIVAPKMQTQEAVASDTQYRTTPTQTSVDVQPRYGNTLPLPGLTHVRPSPSPSPPPEHIPPLPPTDQVKPLKEDSSAQFQGSDEIICPPPHPLFPPPPPPTKVPPPHPPGGQDETDYPSLPMPSSLRFLFKVPPVLQDAQPSTLEEAASSPAQKIPPSPQMIPPVPPMIPRPPPAMPPPPPTSRTPPPPAIPPPPPLIPPSPKAAPARPKQTPPDVSSKQAQVTSTPFNVPTPPPLPTDLKKEVKAITAEKQEKQPPPPTTHAVATTEESPTPMVTPSLLQKVRLRSIKSNLSQAETPGGLQKAKHQTNQEAPQKPKRRSLILNTSDPASQSATDQKTDSLPATNVQENQGTIPPSDTETKAEQVSSDVKLEPNSQVSVTDQKTQQASTEPIKEAVSAESVPQISNKVEPEPKITVQEIQNEPSTTLTPAEPKDQLFASDVKEIQNESSTALVKAEQEVKIPRPQTLIPTSPKINPAQKVPPVSIPSSSMSLQDAIRLKTAAMSSTDNRAKRQSLLHSPPLSPGAISPTSTANFIFSKSTKKVVIEKSPSSPESKSDLRKTLVYELKSVSQTSKPAADPQNIKAKVPPPVAKKPSAKSENITHNSSKINVDTEHVQTAGQ, translated from the exons ATGGAGGCTCAGGAGGGCCTGAAACTCCTGCAGCAAGATG AAAACAGAAACGGTGTGGACTATCAGGACGACCAGAGCGTCATT TCAACAGTGACGGCTCGTACGGACGACGATATGAGCTTCAGTGAACTGAGAATGTCCGAGTCTGAGAGTACTGCTGCTGATACGATCTCCACACGTTCCATCACTTCCTATCAGTCGTCACGTTCCGGACTCACACGCCAAG ACTCCACCTTCAGGCCACTGAAAGAGGACAAGAAACACAAGAAGAGCAAATCGAAGGGGAAAAAGGCGGGTATGGTCAAAGGAATACCAAGACATGTACAGAAAGAACTTG GGCTTGACCGAGCTGCGTGGATAGCGTCCCAGTTCACTGATGCTCAGCTATCCAATGGAGGTGTGAGCATTTCCACCGTCATTCCCACTCTGGATAGCATATCCATCGCCTCGGTCCCAGACGGAGCAATAATGCACCTGCAGAACAGTCTTCAGGCTATAATGGAGGATAAAACACAGATCCCTCCACAGGAGGGACAGCAGGATGACCTCTCTCTACTCCAGCACCTGTTCCCACAGTCGTTTGATCCACAGAGACCGAATTCACTAGCTGTTCCCTGGATGACCACGTCAGGAACCTCTTCATCCAATCCAGTGATGTATGTCTCCCCTGAGGCCACGTACATGTCCAAGATCATCCCAAATGCGATACTGCCTCCATCTGTGGACGTGGTTGAACTCAGCCGCAACAGAAGTCGCAGTAGCGTTCGCATGGTGAGCAAGAGCAGCCTGGCATCGGCCAGTCCAGCTCCATCAAGAGCCTCATCCCGGGCATCCTCACGACTCTCCTCACGAGCTCCATCACTGATGTCCTCACGGGTCTCTTCTCGGGCTTCCACCTATCGGACTGCCAGCCTCTCGGAGTGCTCTGGCTGGAGCCGCTCAGGATCATCCGAGACACTCGTCTCGGATTCTTCCACCATTTCTAGCAGCAGCACTCCTCGAGTAGCCAGCAGGACAAGTCAGGCAGAGGACGATTCTAGACCTCCCATGGTCAGATATAATTCTGGTGCCCAAAATACCTCTGTTAAGCCTGTGCAGTTGAATGGTAACAGCCAACAAGAGGAAGCCTGGAAGAAGTCAGGCTCCACAGGTCCTTTTAATCGCAGCCTATCAGTGATGAAAAAGAGCAAGAAACCACCACCTCCCCCAAGTCGTTCATACTCGCTGCATTCACGTACGTATGCAAGAACCATAACTGAGCATAAGTCTTTGGAAAATGGGTCTCAGAAAGTGGAATCGCCGTACAGTGCCTATACAAGTCAGAACGGCAGCACAGCTGTTCCATCTAAAGGGAACTTGACCAGCCAGAGAGCAGTGTTGGCAGAGCTACAATTAAAGAAAGGCCTTCAAATGCAAAAAGGCAACATACCCTATTCACAAACtaatggaaggagtcaccagaATAATCTCAAGCATTTCCTACCATCTATTAAAAGTCTAACCGCTAATGGTAGAGTTGCTTCACCAGCTGTGACGACTCTTATGGCGCTCCTTGATGTTCCAGATCCTCCCAATGTTCtagctccacctccacctcctcctgagACATGGGCACACAATCAGCGCACCTTCGAACTACTGTGTGGACCTGGACCTGTCAACTTGGAGTGCTGGGCCCAAAAGAGAGGTCTGAAGTTTGAAGTTCCAATCCAGATGGCACAAGGGAAAATACCAGTGACAAGTCAAGCAACAAATGTAATGAAGGACAGTATAGTAGCACCTAAAATGCAAACTCAAGAAGCCGTGGCCTCAGACACGCAATATAGAACTACTCCTACACAGACGTCCGTTGATGTTCAGCCTCGTTATGGCAACACTCTGCCTTTACCCGGGCTTACCCATGTCCGTCCTTCCCCATCTCCTTCACCACCTCCTGAACATATACCTCCCCTGCCCCCAACAGACCAAGTAAAACCTCTAAAAGAAGATTCATCCGCCCAGTTCCAAGGATCTGATGAGATCATATGTCCCCCTCCACACCCTTTGTTCCCACCACCTCCGCCCCCTACAAAGGTACCCCCTCCACATCCGCCAGGTGGGCAGGATGAAACAGACTATCCATCTCTACCCATGCCATCTTCTCTAAGGTTTTTATTCAAAGTGCCCCCAGTGCTACAGGATGCACAGCCTTCAACATTAGAGGAAGCTGCATCTTCTCCAGCACAGAAAATCCCACCTTCTCCTCAAATGATCCCACCTGTTCCACCAATGATCCCACGTCCTCCACCAGCAATGCCACCTCCACCTCCGACATCAAGAACTCCTCCTCCGCCAGCGATCCCACCCCCTCCACCACTGATCCCTCCTTCTCCTAAGGCAGCACCTGCTCGTCCAAAGCAAACCCCACCAGACGTATCCTCAAAGCAAGCCCAAGTCACATCCACACCATTTAATGTTCCTACACCACCTCCATTACCCACAGATCTCAAGAAAGAAGTCAAAGCTATCACAGCTGAAAAACAGGAGAAACAGCCGCCTCCGCCGACCACCCACGCCGTTGCAACTACAGAGGAAAGTCCTACCCCGATGGTCACACCGTCCTTATTACAGAAAGTCCGTCTCAGGTCAATCAAATCCAACCTGAGCCAAGCTGAAACTCCTGGTGGACTTCAAAAAGCAAAGCATCAGACCAATCAAGAGGCACCCCAAAAGCCTAAAAGAAGATCTCTGATTCTGAATACATCCGATCCTGCCTCGCAATCGGCTACAGATCAGAAAACTGACAGTCTACCTGCAACTAATGTACAGGAAAATCAGGGCACTATTCCGCCATCAGACACCGAAACCAAAGCTGAACAGGTTTCATCGGATGTAAAACTTGAACCCAACAGCCAAGTCAGCGTCACAGACCAAAAAACTCAACAAGCAAGCACTGAACCAATCAAAGAGGCCGTGTCTGCTGAATCAGTACCCCAAATATCCAACAAAGTAGAACCTGAACCAaagatcacagtgcaggaaatCCAAAATGAACCATCAACTACGCTAACCCCTGCTGAACCAAAAGATCAACTCTTTGCCAGTGACGTAAAAGAAATCCAAAACGAATCCAGTACAGCATTGGTAAAAGCAGAGCAAGAGGTTAAAATTCCAAGGCCCCAAACCTTAATACCCACATCTCCTAAAATCAATCCTGCTCAAAAAGTGCCTCCAGTTAGCATTCCTTCATCTTCCATGTCCCTCCAGGATGCCATTCGTCTGAAAACCGCTGCCATGTCGTCTACAGACAACCGAGCGAAGCGCCAGAGTCTGCTGCATTCCCCTCCGCTGTCCCCAGGGGCCATCTCGCCGACATCCACGGCAAACTTCATCTTCTCCAAAAGCACAAAGAAGGTGGTGATAGAAAAATCTCCTTCATCTCCAGAGTCCAAATCAGATCTGAGGAAGACGCTGGTGTACGAGTTGAAATCTGTTTCTCAAACATCCAAACCAGCCGCTGATCCCCAGAATATAAAAGCCAAAGTCCCTCCGCCAGTCGCTAAGAAGCCTAGTGCTAAGAGTGAAAATATTACCCATAATTCCTCAAAGATTAATGTGGACACTGAGCATGTGCAAACTGCTGGTCAGTGA